The following are encoded together in the Drosophila takahashii strain IR98-3 E-12201 chromosome X, DtakHiC1v2, whole genome shotgun sequence genome:
- the Gr8a gene encoding gustatory receptor 8a has protein sequence MVLKRRSGLQIIPFRWEKSPRAEQSTMSGRLGRVLRFHLRLYQVLGFHGLPLPGDGSPARMRRQLMAWSLFLLVSLSGLIIMCLTSGEEFLYRGDAFGCVNDALKYVFAQLAVAAIYLETLSSQRHLANFWWLHSKLNGQHFQASLRSECQQHRRYLISLYAMMCAELLLHLGLWQVQPLTNHMLLFWSTYEPLVCLTYMRNIQFVMHLELVREQLIALERELGLLAEYSRFASETGRSFPNFEGFLRRRLRQKQLIYSDVYDMLRCFLGAFNFSILAVLLTINIRIAVDCYFMYYSIYNNVVNIDYYLILPALLEIPAFIYASQSCMVIVPRIAHQLHNIVTDSGCCSCPDLSLQIQNFSLQLLHQPMRIDCLGLTTLDCSLLTRIACSVGTYMIYTIQFIPKFSNQYS, from the exons ATGGTATTAAAGCGCAGATCGGGCCTCCAGATAATTCCCTTTCGATGGGAAAAGTCTCCCCGCGCCGAACAGTCCACGATGAGCGGCCGTCTGGGTCGCGTCCTGCGGTTCCACCTGCGGCTCTACCAGGTGCTCGGCTTCCATGGACTGCCCCTGCCGGGCGACGGCAGTCCGGCGAGGATGCGGAGGCAGCTGATGGCCTGGAGCCTGTTCCTGCTGGTCTCGCTGAGCGGCCTGATCATCATGTGCCTGACCAGCGGCGAGGAGTTCCTCTATCGCGGCGATGCCTTCGGCTGTGTGAATGATGCCTTGAAATACGTATTCGCCCAGTTGGCCGTGGCTGCTATTTATCTGGAGACGCTGAGCAGCCAGCGGCATTTGGCCAACTTCTGGTGGCTGCACTCCAAGCTGAATGGGCAGCACTTCCAGGCGAGCCTGCGCAGCGAGTGCCAGCAGCACCGTCGCTACCTAATCTCCCTGTACGCCATGATGTGCGCCGAGCTGCTGCTCCATTTGGGCTTGTGGCAGGTGCAGCCGCTGACCAACCACATGCTCCTCTTCTGGAGCACCTACGAGCCGCTCGTCTGCCTCACGTACATGCGGAACATTCAGTTTGTGATGCATCTGGAGCTGGTGAGGGAGCAGTTGATTGCCCTGGAGCGGGAACTCGGCCTCCTGGCGGAGTACTCCCGGTTTGCCAGCGAAACTGGAAGGAGTTTTCCCAACTTCGAGGGTTTCCTGCGACGACGACTGCGCCAAAAGCAGCTCATCTACAGCGATGTGTACGACATGCTCAGGTGCTTCCTCGGCGCCTTCAACTTCTCCATTCTGGCCGTCCTGCTGACCATCAACATCCGGATCGCCGTGGACTGCTACTTCATGTACTACAGCATATATAATAATGTGGTTAATATAG ACTACTATTTAATCTTGCCCGCCTTGCTGGAGATCCCCGCCTTCATTTACGCCTCGCAGAGCTGCATGGTCATTGTGCCGCGGATTGCCCACCAGTTGCACAACATAGTCACCGATTccggctgctgcagctgccccGATCTCTCCCTGCAG ATTCAAAACTTTTCGCTGCAACTGCTGCATCAGCCGATGCGAATCGATTGCCTGGGTTTGACCACTCTAGATTGCAGTCTTCTTACGCGG ATTGCCTGTTCGGTGGGCACCTACATGATCTACACCATCCAGTTTATACCAAAGTTCAGCAATCAGTACTCGTAG